In the genome of Desulfovibrio sp. TomC, one region contains:
- a CDS encoding ATP-binding protein — MLQVTRRWPFRGGASPLLFLGAAGILAAVVTVMAVIDIGREKQYVTELLLEKGAALIKAFEAGTRTGMRGAFGAEVRLQHLLEETANQPGIFYLAVTDESGRILAHSDASRIGHTLFSPQAMADLAPDATEKWRLAQEEGDGRRSLLVYRRFVPSAMGRGPHGLKAHPPVENRDFLCTDDCDVQGMRRPLRGVPLVIFVGLDVAPIEAARRADLFNMLATASVVLILGLGGVLGLFLAQSYRAQRRALRQTTALASEVVASMPAGLVLIGPDGRVAMANGAAESLAGVAPGGLIGRSAAEVLPPEVLHNPPTEEREMDLSLAGGPVAAHGVSVSAVRTDEGTPVGSLVVLRDLREVRRLEAEVRRREKLAAVGNLAAGVAHEIRNPLSSIRGYAAYFGAKFAPGSEDRQAAEIMVREVDRLNRVISELIEFARPSDLKRRPVRLSDLAGHAARLIRPDALARGVTIAQEPSNADPLVLADPDRLAQAVLNLCLNAVQAMDSGGVMGLGVGVAADGRAYLEVTDTGSGIDPADRDRIFDPYYTTKSLGTGLGLPIAHKIVVAHGGEIQLTTRPQGGTSARVVLPQAGDQAGPNAEDSDAGEYIGG, encoded by the coding sequence GTGTTGCAGGTAACCAGACGATGGCCGTTTCGCGGCGGCGCTTCCCCACTGCTGTTTCTCGGCGCTGCCGGCATTCTGGCTGCCGTGGTGACGGTCATGGCCGTCATCGATATCGGTCGGGAAAAGCAATATGTGACCGAGCTTTTGCTGGAAAAGGGCGCAGCCCTGATCAAGGCTTTTGAGGCCGGCACCCGGACCGGGATGCGCGGGGCTTTTGGAGCGGAGGTCCGTCTGCAGCATCTGCTTGAGGAAACCGCCAATCAACCCGGCATCTTCTATCTTGCCGTCACGGACGAGAGCGGCCGTATCCTGGCCCACAGCGACGCCTCACGTATCGGGCACACGCTCTTCTCCCCCCAGGCCATGGCCGATCTGGCCCCGGACGCCACGGAAAAGTGGCGGCTGGCCCAGGAAGAGGGGGATGGACGCCGCTCGCTGCTTGTCTATCGGCGTTTCGTCCCTTCGGCCATGGGCCGGGGGCCGCACGGCCTAAAAGCCCATCCGCCGGTCGAGAATCGGGATTTCCTATGTACCGACGATTGTGACGTTCAGGGGATGCGCCGGCCGCTTCGGGGCGTGCCGCTGGTTATTTTCGTGGGGCTCGACGTAGCCCCCATTGAGGCCGCCCGTCGGGCCGATCTCTTCAATATGCTGGCCACGGCTTCGGTGGTGCTCATCCTCGGACTGGGCGGAGTGTTGGGACTGTTTCTGGCTCAGAGTTACCGGGCCCAGCGTCGGGCGCTACGCCAGACCACGGCTTTGGCTTCGGAAGTGGTGGCGTCCATGCCGGCGGGGTTGGTGCTGATTGGGCCGGATGGCCGGGTGGCCATGGCCAATGGGGCGGCCGAGAGTCTGGCCGGGGTGGCTCCGGGAGGGCTCATTGGCCGGTCGGCGGCCGAGGTGTTGCCGCCGGAGGTGTTGCACAATCCGCCAACCGAAGAGCGCGAGATGGATCTTTCCCTGGCCGGCGGACCGGTTGCGGCCCACGGGGTATCGGTTTCGGCGGTGCGTACGGATGAGGGGACGCCGGTCGGGTCGCTGGTTGTGCTGCGCGATCTGCGCGAGGTCCGTCGACTGGAGGCCGAGGTCCGCCGCCGGGAGAAGCTCGCAGCCGTTGGCAATCTGGCCGCCGGGGTGGCCCATGAGATCCGAAATCCCCTCAGTTCCATCCGGGGCTATGCCGCTTATTTCGGGGCCAAGTTCGCCCCGGGCAGCGAGGATCGCCAAGCCGCTGAGATCATGGTGCGCGAGGTGGACCGGCTCAACCGCGTCATCTCGGAATTGATCGAATTCGCCCGTCCCTCGGACCTCAAACGCCGGCCGGTGCGGCTGTCCGATCTGGCCGGCCACGCCGCCCGGCTGATTCGGCCCGATGCCCTGGCCCGGGGCGTGACCATCGCCCAAGAGCCCTCCAACGCCGATCCCCTGGTCCTGGCCGATCCCGACCGGCTGGCCCAGGCCGTGCTCAATCTGTGCCTCAACGCCGTCCAGGCCATGGACTCCGGCGGCGTCATGGGGCTTGGCGTGGGGGTGGCGGCCGATGGCCGGGCCTACCTGGAAGTGACGGACACCGGCAGCGGCATTGATCCGGCTGACCGGGATCGGATATTTGATCCCTACTACACCACCAAATCACTGGGCACGGGCCTGGGCCTGCCCATCGCGCACAAAATCGTGGTTGCCCATGGCGGGGAGATCCAACTGACGACCCGGCCCCAGGGCGGCACATCGGCCAGGGTGGTATTGCCCCAGGCCGGGGACCAGGCCGGGCCAAATGCGGAGGACAGCGATGCTGGCGAGTATATTGGTGGTTGA